TGCAATAGCAGAAGTCATGGTTGAAAAAATGATACGCGCAGTCAAAGAAAAGGTACAGGATAATGAATCTTTTTCAACGAAAGTTATGCAAGTGATAGATGCTGTTTTCGATTTTATTGCGGAATATCGTGAAATACAAGCGTTAATGTATGCGGGTCTTGCATCAACTGAGCATATTAAAGAGTGGGAAGCTGTATATGAGCCTATTTATATGTGGCTAAGTGAATTTTTAAGTGAGGCAAAAGATTTGGGCGCGATTCGTGATTCTATTCATGCCGATAGAACTGCGAAGTTATTTATCGCTCTTGTTGAATCAGCAGCTGAACAAGTTTATTTATATGATCATA
The DNA window shown above is from Bacillus clarus and carries:
- a CDS encoding TetR family transcriptional regulator is translated as MMNKKEKIVYAAIEVFQEKGVEKTKISDIVKLAGIAQGTFYLYFPSKLSVMPAIAEVMVEKMIRAVKEKVQDNESFSTKVMQVIDAVFDFIAEYREIQALMYAGLASTEHIKEWEAVYEPIYMWLSEFLSEAKDLGAIRDSIHADRTAKLFIALVESAAEQVYLYDHKEDDQVELQKAEVFDFLTHALHIKR